The genomic interval TAGCAAGTATTAACATTTTAACTGAAAAATTCTTCAGGGTTCCAATTTATTGGGCCCATGATCATAAAGAGGCTTGCCATTACAGAACGAACATGAATTGGGCCAATTCAGAATCCAAAAACCTAGTCAACAAAGTCGGTGAAGTTCTTTGAGATGAAATAGTAGTTGCAAGATCTGCTCATTTCCTTTGGGTGGTGGACCACATGGACATTTCCGACCTCAAAAGTCAGCAACTTCGGCCACACTTTGTTTTTAATTGGCAAAACAACATTCACACGGTTTGGCAGCCTAGTAAGACTTGGACTGCAACCACATCACGTTGCATTACTAATTACTAAATACAAAATTCCTTCCTCAGACCTCAGTCAATGCTTTTTCATCCAATATTTGTCTTTAATGTACCCTTTCGTACACCCTATCTCTATCATCTACCATTCTCATCTACCCTAAAGCTGTAAAATCACACCTTTTATTCACATTCACACTAGGATTCTAAAGATAAATTGCTATCAAATTTTGCAAAAACCTTGTTTCTATCTCGATCTAccactaaaatcatatttccaTTAACTTAcataagcaaaaaaaaaaaaacttatttttcaatttttgtaaattaaatttgattttctaaacTACCCTTCACACTAATTTTATGGATAACATCTTAATTGGAACATTTTGCTTTTTAAAaccatgttaaaaatttaagtatgaattcaAGTTTTATAGTGACTATGAGAAAATTGAATTTACATCAATTTATTAAGTTCgattgatattatatattttataataaatttgtctTTGAAAAACCATGAAACTAATGATTTGTTAAAGATAGAATTTGAACTAAGTAAAGAGTATAATAATgtaatgaaaacattttattcaaCAAAGTAAAATTAGGTAAGATTTACTTGTATTTGAATCATCACACACatagtcttttttattttattttaaacctaAAGTATTATGctaagataaaacaaaaatccaaTTCATTGATACtcttataattattgtttgatTACAATTTCAGtaatatacataataaagaTTTGAAGTAAAGAATGAAGTAAATTAATAgggtaaaattataattttgtttttatgaaagAATAGATCCGACCAAGTGCATCTCCGAATCTGAGGTTGTGTTCAATTTACTTTAGGAATAAAGGTAAATTATTGAACTCGTTTTCTGTTATAGTGAAGTACTGGTGCCGACTTTAAAGACTTGGAAGTTACCTTTGTTATTCCCAATGAAACTTCACCCCACGTTCCAACTCTTCCAACAACATACTATatcattctctttctctctttctctctttctcttgtGTGGTCAACCATTACACTGCTCATTCTCTTTTCACATTGAATTTTTTCTGCATTCTTCTGTATCACTGTGCAAACTTCACCCTCCATGGCAAAGCCAGAAAAACCGAAATCTGGGTGTTTTCCTGGCTTACTACGTGTGCTACTATGTGCTGGAAATGCAACTAGTCCTCCAGTGCACCCCTCTGATCATTTCACGGAATCAGATGACTCAGAAAAAGCACATTCCACCAAAGAAACCGTGGTGGTGAATGATGGTTCAACTCCTGGAGTGGTGGCAAGGTTAATGGGCTTGGATTCACTTCCAAACTCCAAATGGGCAATGAAAGGAGGGAGCCCAGATTCCGTTCCTAGAAGCAGGTCAGTGAACTTTGTGGATTACTTGCTTGAGTTTGATGCAAGCCATGCCATTCACAGAAGAGTGAAGACTTCATCATCGTTCAGAGAGGTTCCTGCTTTGTTTCAGAACCAAAAGGGTAATAATAACCTCTTTGTGCTTTGCATGGATGGTGACAAAGACGAAGAGGTGAGGAAATTGGAAATGGGTTTGGGAGAGGTGAGGAAGGTGAAGAGACAGGGGAGTAAGAACAAGGAGAGTGTGAGTGTGAAGAAAGAGAGGAATGTAGGTAAGAACAGGAAAATTTCAAAGCTGAAGAATGAGCCAAGGAGAGACCCTTCTTCTAAGCATGCTTCAAAGGGTCGAAATCTTGAAGGTAAAGATTTGTCTTCTGTGTCCTCAGGTTTCTCTAAGTGTAGTTCTTGTAGTAATAGACAAAATGGCGCTGGTTCAAGATCAAGCTCAAACACTTATTTGACAAAGAAGGGGCTTGTGCAAACAAAAGACAAGAGGAACATGAGAAACCAGAAGTTACTCTTGAAGGTTCAAAGTGAATGCAGCTTGGAAAATCGCAGTCCAGTTTCAGTTGCAGATAGCAATGACTATCCTTTCCTTTATGAAACAGATTTTCTAGGTTTGTTTTCTCTACTCAATcccattttttcattatttttactttggtAACTGTTGGAATAACATTGAATTTTGTTGCAAAACCCTTCTAACTGGTTTGTCATCAAACTCTCTCTCCCTTGTGAAGAAAAGGACCCAAAATAGTTGTGTTTGGTCTGTCTGAACAGTTTATGTTattgatttctcatttttacaGACAGTGTAACTTTACACGAGTTTTTGGTACTATTTTGCTGTCAAAGTTAGAGTTTTTACATTGTTAATGTGCATGTTTTCTcatgtaatttttgttaaatgaaTAGCTGAACTGAAATTTTACTTAATGAAAGAAAATGCACTAAAATATCTACACAACTGTATTTAAGTCTTGTAAGTAGAAAAAGCATATAACATGTTTGTTGGATACAGCATCACTATTGCTAATTTGAACTCATGACTTAAGCACTCTACAATCGTGTTGTTGAAAATTACACAACATACCAGTTCTGTAAGCTTAAAAAGTGGCTATATAATGCATTCTTCACATAGTGTTGTAGTTTGAAAgcaattttaattactttaccttactatatatgattttattgcAGATGGTTCAAACACCACGGGTTCAAAGTCAAAGAGGGTATCTCCATCAGTGTTGTCCTTGGATTGTGATGTTGAAGACAGTGCAAGTACTAATAAAGATTATACCTTCATAGATGTCAACAAGGAAGCAGAGTATCTCTCAGAAATGATGTTGCAGCTTCGTACTTTGACAGAACACGATGTAAGAGAGTCAGATTGTACCTTAAAACGTATGCGTGAGAGTGAAAGTTTTAGGGATATTTGTTTGGTGTTTGAGCATAAAATTTTCGACCATTTATTATATGAGGTCGTCAATGAATTTTCTGAACTTcgttgttgatttttttattttcattttggtgtGTAAAGTATCAATAGATCTAGGatattttgttatgattttgGAAATGAACCAACTATTGTGTTTTCTACATGATCGATACTATAATTCACTTCTTGTTTTCCTCAACTTTTACCTAAGATAAAGAAATCTGTAAGAATTAAAGACCATTAATGTTGTTAGTTTTTGTTACTTCTGTTACGTCTGGTCTTTATCAATATATAGGGTATTATCattagtaaataattattatagtaatTAGTTGTAGTCAATATTAATAACCTTTTTTATCACTAGCACAAATATATCAATGTTTAATCATAATAATCATTGACATCGTTATTGTATATCTGTCATGACTTTAAGAATAATCATTTACTGtttctataattatattaattttatccttataaTTATTGCAACTATcataattattgatattaattaattgtttggaaataaaaaaataaaaagtgaagtcaatttaattcaattaaaattaatctgattacattaaatctaaaaataaagaGTAAATGACTATATGCATAGTCAACATAAGAGTTTAGAAAAATCAAAGACTAAAGTATACTTACAATCTTTGTTATTTATGagagttaaataataatatgttttttatgtttgaataaaccccaaattcatttgtttttaatttaggaTAAGTCacattttcaaactaattttctaaaatgatatattacAGCATTGTTGGACATATTTCTTTGTTAAAACGATTTAATATAACCCTACTTTTTtatgtaatgaaaatatataaaatgttaaaaccTAAAAGTCGGATAATTTATACTAActtttctaatatttgtaatgaAAGAAGtagatttttgtttctttgtctaattgttttattttaaaatattgtttttctcttttagaaaatttgaagataacCTCTGAGAAAAAAGATGTCGTCCAGTAAGCTTCCTCTTCCCGCTTCCTTTTCCAGCTTCATGATTTCGATTTCTGATTCGTCTTTGCATTTTCTGATTCTTTGTTTTTGATTCGCTGTTTCTGATTTGCATttctgattttttgtttttgtttatgcaTTTTCTAATTCGCTGTTTCTAATTCGCATTTATGATTCTTTGTTTATGCATTTGTAGGGAGTGAATATTTCAAAGATTTTGTTATTCTAATAACGACTATGGTGATTAAAGTAGAAATTTGGAAATATATTCCATCggttacttaaataaataattttttgtaaatcaTTCATTTTTAGTAAGTACTACCTACCTACGTATGTTCATACGTATTGTACCAGGAAGGGCGCCCGGCCTCGTACATTGGGCAGGACGCCCGGACGGTTAGCATACCAATCCATAACCTGGACAGCTATTATTAACAACGGGAAATACGTCCGGGCGGTTTGGACGGACGGTCTACAAGGAAATATCAAGCCAATAATCAANNNNNNNNNNNNNNNNNNNNNNNNNNNNNNNNNNNNNNNNNNNNNNNNNNNNNNNNNNNNNNNNNNNNNNNNNNNNNNNNNNNNNNNNNNNNNNNNNNNNNNNNNNNNNNNNNNNNNNNNNNNNNNNNNNNNNNNNNNNNNNNNNNNNNNNNNNNNNNNNNNNNNNNNNNNNNNNNNNNNNNNNNNNNNNNNNNNNNNNNNNNNNNNNNNNNNNNNNNNNNNNNNNNNNNNNNNNNNNNNNNNNNNNNNNNNNNNNNNNNNNNNNNNNNNNNNNNNNNNNNNNNNNNNNNNNNNNNNNNNNNNNNNNNNNNNNNNNNNNNNNNNNNNNNNNNNNNNNNNNNNNNNNNNNNNNNNNNNNNNNNNNNNNNNNNNNNNNNNNNNNNNNNNNNNNNNNNNNNNNNNNNNNNNNNNNNNNccgaaacattttggcgcccaccgtggggccggaggattatacccaatggtgaccacgagaaaCACTAACACCGAAGAACAGGCGGACATGCTGAGAATGATGGAGCAGAGGATGATGGAAATGCAACGTAAGCATGAGGAGGAGATGGCCGCCGTAAGGGCGGAGTGTCTGGCTCAGATTGCGAAAAGTAAGAACGGGGGCGACAAAGGTGAGCAGGGAGAGGGAGCGGGAGAGAAACGAACACCGTTAGAAGGGGAGAATAGCAGTGCTCATGTGTCCGGAAGAGAGGAGAAGGGGAATAAGGACAGTCAATCGTTGGTTAAGGTGGAGGAGACGACCACTTTGGTACCATTCGTGCGGGAAATCATGGAAGTGCACATATCGGAGCAATTCATGCCTCCTCAGTTCAAAATGTATGATGGGACGTCCGACCCTACTGCCCATGTGAAGTCATTTATCAATGCCATGACCTTCCGTACCGGTTGTGACGCCGTTTGGTGCAGGGCATTTCCTTTATCCCTGGAAGGAGAGGCCTTGGAGTGGTTTAATTCGTTGCCAATAAACTCCATTGAGAATTTTAAGAGCTTGGGAGAAATGTTCAAGAAACAGTTTGCCGCGTGCAATGCGGATGATATGACGGTGGTAGACCTGATGAACCTGAAGCAGGGCAAAGAAGAGGCGCTGAAATCTTTCATGGACCGATATCAGTAAACGGTCCGCAGGGTCAAGGGACTAAATTTAGAATTAGCCCTTCAATATGTAATGCCTGCATTGAGGCCCGGTCCTTTCAAGGATAGTATATGCCGAAATCCCCCTAGTACAATGGAGGAGTTGAGAAAACGGGCGGCAGACGAGGCCCGGGTAGAAAATATGAAGCAAAACTACAGAAGGGAGCAACAGGAGGCTAAAGCCGAGGAAACAAATAATAGGAAAGGGGAAGGCCAGAGCAGGCCGGCCGGACCTCGACTTCGCGAGGGACCGAGGGGTCCCAAGTTCCCGCAATACACCCCTCTCAACGCTTCCCGCGCGCGGATATTGCAGGAGGCGCTGAGCGCCCAGATTTTACCAGCACCTCAGAAAAGGCCAACACCTCAGGGAGCGGACCTGAGTAAACGGTGCCTCTATCACCAAAACTCTGGACATGACACAGAAGACTGCCTGACTCTGAGAGATAAAATTGAGGAGTTAATCCGAATGGGACAATTGCAACAATACGTTAAAAAGGACGTTCGCCGGTCGGAGGGATCGTCTCGGAGAGAGCCAGCGAGGCCTAGGAGTCCCCCTAGGGAGCGAAAGAGAAATGAAGAGCATAGTTATGGCCGAACGCCTGAAAGGCGAAGGACAGACCGGAGGAGCCGAAGTCGCAGCCGAGACGAAGGGCAGAGGCGGCCTTTGAGGGGAATAATTAACACCATCTCCGGGGGCTTCGCCGGAGGAGGGCACACCTCTTCCGCCAGGAAAAGGAGTATCCGGGCTTTGAGAGCCGTACATGCTGTGGACGTTCAGAAGAGAACCATGCCGCCGATCACGTTCACGGATGAAGATTTCCACGCCCCGGATCCAGACCAAGACGATCCTATGGTTATCAACGTGGAAATAGCCCGCTACGGAGTAGGCTGGGTCTTGGTGGATCAGGGAAGCTCGGTCAATATACTATATTGGAAAACCTTCCTGCAGTTTGACATGTCAGAGGACCTAATCGTCCCATACAATGAGCAAATAGTGGGTTTCGCGGGGGAGCGGGTAGATACGAGGGGTTACGTCGATTTGTAGACTCACTTGGGTACTGGACGGGAAAGTGAAGAAATGAAGATAAGATACTTGTTAGTAGAAGCGAACACGGCCTACAATGTCCTTTTAGGACGGCCATGCCTGAACGCTTTCGGGGCCATAGTGTCAACACCGCACCTCACCTTGAAATACCCAAACCACCGGGGATTAATTTGCACTATACGGGCAAACCAGAAAACCGCCCGGGAGTGCTACGCAGCTGGACTACGGATGTATCCGCAGGAAAATCGGAGGAAAATGTCTAGATCCGAGGTCGCTATGACCGACCTAGACCCGAGGACTAATACGGAGGACCGCCTGGAACCCCTGGGAGAAATACAACCGGTCATGATCGGTCGAGACCCCTCACAAACCACGTCTATCGCCACGGGCATGGCGGACACCACAGAGAAGCAATTGAGAACCCTCTTATGGCGAAATCGGGACCTCTTTGCATGGACAGCGGCGGACATGCCAGGCATCCATCCGTCCGTAACGTCCCACAAGCTGGCCTTGGTAAGGAACGCCCGGCCAGTAGCACAAAAGAAGCGACAAAtgggagaagagaagaggaaagcgGTCAATGACGAAGCCGCGAAGTTATGCGAAGCCGGCTTCATCAAAGAAATAACATATACCACGTGGTTAGCCAATGTGGTAATGGTAAAAAAGCCGAACGACAAATGGAGGATGTGTACAGATTACACGGATCTGAACAAGGCATGCCCCAAAGATTCGTACCCGCTCCCAAGCATTGATGCGTTGGTCGATGGAGCCTCAGGACACCGGATGTTGAGTTTCTTAGACGCATATTCCGGATATAACCAGATCCCCATGTACGCGCCGGACCGCGAGAAAACTGCCTTCATGACGGAGAATGCTAACTACTGTTATGAAGTAATGCCATTCGGCTTGAAGAACGCTGGGGCTACCTACCAGCAGCTAATGGACAGAGTCTTCTCTGAGCAAATAGGGCGATGCATGGACGTTTACATAGATGACATGGTGGTCCGATCATCTGATGAGGACGGACATTTGCAGGATCTGGAAGAGGTATTCGGCCAGATCAGGAGGTATAACATGCGACTAAACCCGGCGAAATGCACCTTCGGTGTGGCTGGAGGGAAATTCTTAGGATTTATGCTCACTTCCCGGGGAATTGAGGCCAACCCCGACAAGTGCGACGCGGTGCTGAAAATGGCGAGTCCTGGCACGCTCAAGGACGTGCAGCGGCTAGTCGGTCGGCTGACAGCGCTGTCACGTTTCATTCCGAAGCTGGCCGAACTAATCCGGTCGATCgttaaaaagatgaagaaggacACCTCGGGAAAATGGGACGCGGAGTGCGAGGAAGCGTTCCTGAAGGTGAAAGAAATTTTGATGAACCCTCCCGTCATGAACAAACCGATATCGGGCTACGACCTGCAAATATACTTGGGAGTGTCCGATATAGCGATCAGTGCGGTCTTGACGCAGGAAGAACCTTCCCCAAAGCTCATATATTTCATTAGCCGCACGCTCCACGAGACGGAAGCCCGTTATCAACAGGTAGAGAAGGTGGCGCTGGCACTCCTCCACGCATCCCGCCGGCTTCGCCCATATTTTCAGGGCTACCAGGTGGTCGTTAGAACAAATCACCCGGTAGCTAAGGTGCTCAAGAAACCCGATTTAGCCGGACGAATGGTGGGATGGGCAGTGGAGCTATCAGAGTTCGGCTTACGATATGAACCAAGAGGTTCCATCAAGGGCCAACATCTCGCTGATTTCGCGGCCGAAGTGCCTGTGGTCGGAATCGACCAATGGACCCTTTATGTCGATGGGGCCTCCGGACGACAGGCCAGTGGGGCCGGAATAGTGTTAGAAGGACCGAACGGATTTCTGCTCGAATACGCTCTGGTATTTAAGTTCAAAGCATCCAACAATCAAGCTGAATATGAGGCTCTGGTGGCTGGATTAGGTCTTGCCAAAGACATGGGGGCACGAAACCTGATATGCCGGACGGATTCGAAATTGGTCGTTGGGCAGATGAAGGGGGAGTACCAGGTCAAGGAGGATCACCTGCTGAAATACTTTCACCGCGCGGCATCCCTGATAGCGTCATTCGAAAAAGTCGAAATCCAACATATTCCCCGGGAGCAGAATACGAGGGCCGACATGTTGTCTAAACTCAGTTCCGGAAAAGAAAAGGGCCAGCTGACGACTGTTATCCGGCAGATATTGCTTCAGCCATCCGTGGAATGCTACGCCATCGCTTCGGCCACTCATCACTGGCGCGATGAAATTCggaaattgataaaaaaacagGAGGATGGACAGTCAATAGGCTCTTCCGAGTCGAAGAAGATAGCCCGGTTTACGATAATCGGGGATGATCTATACAAAAGAGGATTCTCCACTCCGCTCTTAAAGTGTCTATCACCAGAAGAAGCCCAATACGTGATGAACGAACTACACAATGGGATATGCGGATTTCATTCCGGCCAGAGAACGCTGAAGACTCGCGTCCTAAGGGCCGGATACTGGCCGACCATGGAGGATGACACCCGAGCTTACACGCAACGTTGCCTCAGTTGTCAAGCCCATGCTAACGACACTCGAGCCCCCCCGCATACGCTCCATTCCATTACTTCCCCATGGCCGTTTGCccaatggggaatggacatcGTCGGACCCTTTCCCCCGGGTCAGGGTCAAAAGAGGTTTCTCCTGGTCGCAGTCGACTATTTCACAAAGTGGGTCGAGGCCGAACCCCTGGCGTCCATCACCGCCGGATAGGTCCAGAAGTTTTGCTGGAAAATAGTATGCAGATTCGGCCTccctaaaattataataacgGACAACGGCCGCCAGTTTATCGATAAAAAACTGGAAGAATTCTACGTCAACCTCGGTATCAAGCATTTCACTAGCTCGGTTGAACATCCCCAAACGAACGGTCAGGTCGAAGCAGTCAACAAAACCATAGTGGCGGAGTTGAAAAGACGGCTAGGAGAGAAGAAATCGGCATGGGTGGAAGAGCTGCCGGAAGTACTGTGGGGTTATAGGTGCACACCGCACGGCACTACGGGGGAGACTCCCTTTAATTTGACCTATGGAACCGATGCCATGCTCCCGGTCGAGCTTGGCGAACCATCACTGCGCAGAGGGCTCGAGGACATGCAAATGAACAATGAGGTGTTAAGAGTAGAGCTCGATACGATCGACGAACGGCGTGACAGGGCGACACTTAGAGCAGAGGCATGTAAGCGGCTGGTAGAGCGTCGATACAACACCAAGGTTTGCCCCAGAGAATTCCATGAGGGCGACCTAGTCTGGAGAAAAACCGGAGAAGCCAGGCGGGCACCCCAACATGGAAAGTTGGCGGCAAAATGGGAAGGCCCGTTCAGAATCGTCACAACGTTGAAAAATGGAGCTTATCGCCTTGCCCGGCCGGATGGAAAGCTCCTTCCTAATACATGGAATGCAACACACTTAAAGTTTTACTTCAGTTAATTTTTTCAGCCGATGTACTCTTTTTGCGAAATCCCTAAAATGAAAGGCCTTTTTTCATCCAATTAAGTACTGACTAACCGAACGTATGGGATCCGTCCCTAATAAAAGGGATCTGTCCCTAGTAACTTGAAGGGATCCGTCCCATATAACGTAGAGGGATCCGTCCCCAATGGAAAGGATCCGTCCTAACTAACCTAAAGGGATCCGTCCCAGAAGGGATCCGTCCCACCAGGGGAACCTTCCCAATAACACATCGTTCAATCTGTCATCAGACCCATGAAAACCGCCATGGGCCGATCACGTTTAttcatgataaaattaaaacagGACGAATGAAGACCGATAGCAAGTAAACCATGAAATAAACCAAATCCATTATACTGTGAAAGTATAAACAAAAAGCCGGACGGGTCGACCATGCAAACAAACGCTACGCCTAAGTGTTTGCAAGTCGACCTCACGgaccaaaaaacaaaatacagtACGCAAACAATCAAACTCCTGGGTCAGCTTCAACAGCAGGCTCATTTTCCGATCCTAGCACAGTTTCCTCATTCAAAGTCCCCTCCACCGGTCGCATCTCGCCCCGATACACATCCTTATACAAGTCAAAACCAGCGGCGGTCGGATCGACCTTAAGCAAATATTTCACTTGACGAAGGGCTTTGTTAAATCCTTCCTCGTGTTCATCTATCACGCTGGCGTCTAGCTTGTCAAAGGCATCCTTCGCCTCTTTCAGCTCGGCCTCCAGACGCTTCTTGTCAGCGTTGGCGGCCAAAAGATCTTGGGACAAACGCTCACTCTGTTCAACCAGTTCTCCCCCCCTCTTGGCCAACCGGCGGACTTCCAATCTTTCCTTCTCCTCGTCTTCTCTTAGGCCATCCTCTACCAGCTTGGCGTCCGCCAAAGACTTGTTCGCTGCAGCCAGCTTGGAAGTAGCAAGGTCCAAGTCAGCTTGTAACTTGACCTGCGTCTCGGAGCAGTGCTCATGCTCCTTCGCCAGCGTTTCCACGCGACGACGAAGTCCGGCGGACACGTTCTGCTCATCGGCCAGCTCAAGGAGAAGTTCCCGAGCATCACGACCTTTGCGCTTTCACGAGCTCTGCGAGCCAACATAACGCCCCGGCTCATCAGCTCCACGGCCGCCCCCAGTAGATCTTCCTCAGATAATGGCTCAATAACCGCCAGCTGAGAGGAACTGGGCCGACACTCCATCTTCGATGCAGCATCGAAGGAAATGTCAAATACGCCGGCCGGTAAGGGATGGAGTGAGGAACTTCCGCTTCGACGATGGCGTTTGGAAGACGACTTCCCTCCCTCTTTAGCTTTCCTCTTCCGTTCGAGAGGGACGGTCGAATCAGGGGGAGATTCCGAAGAATTGACCAGAGTGACAAAGGTAGGACTCGGTTGAACCTTCTCCGGAGCAGGGTCAATCGCCACCTTTTCCGGAATAACCAACGCAACGGGAGCCGTCTCCTGTACCTTTAAAGGTACACCAGTAGGAACACCGGACGATGTCGCCCGGCTGGAAGCCGCGGACGGCTGGGCAACACCTTTTGAGCTACCCCCTTTGCGCCGTTGGGTGGAGGCAAGCCATCCAGACTGTCGAGGCTCCAGTAACGACATGTATcctgaaaagaaaacaagaatttagCTAAGTCAAAAGTGAACTTAAGGAAACCGAGCCGGCCATATTCATACCGAAGGCTATTTGGTCATAGTCCTCGTATTTCAGACAGTCGACGAAGCCGCGGGCGTTGAGGCAGCGGGGCAGATCCTTTATGATCCGAACGGCGTCACGCTCCAAATTATTCATACGGGTGACGCCGTACGCCTTTATTTTGGGAGGATCCTGTGTCCAATAGAAAGGAAACCGAGGGGCGCCTTCGGCGTCAAAAAACTCCGACTTCCCAGAATCcttgattattattttgaagaagGGCGGACGTTGAAATAATGAAGAAACACCCGAACCATAGGCGTTAACCCAACCGCCGCACACAAGGATGTGAAGGCTTGCATCGCCGCCCACCCGTTCGGATGAAGTTGGGTGGGAGCAATCTTTAACTCCCTAAGAACGGACGCCTGAAAATCAGTAAATGACACCCTGACATACATTTGCTCGAACATGTACGCATATACGAAGAAGAAGTCCTCGGAGCTAGAACCCTTCCCATGATACACGCGCTCATTCGGATGGCTGACGCCCAGACGGAATAGTCGGGCATCTTCAACATCGCGGGCAATGTAGGACCGATTCGCCCACCATGACAATTCGTCATGAGTCCCGAAATCGGAGGTAAACTCACCCACTTCCGGAGAGGCCCACCGATAGCCCCGAATGCGAGGCCACCCCTCGGCCGGTTCGGCCGACTCGCGATCAATCCGTATCCTGCCTTTAAGCAAAAATATGCCATAACCATTCACCAATCGATCTCCGTCCGGGGAAGGCGGAACAGAGTTCTCAACCTGATGGGCATCCAGAAATGACGAAGAAACCGAACTTGGCGGCGAACCCCCTTTGGCCCTTCCCGCCACCTCTCCCCTTTGCAAAGGAACGCCACCGGTCCTTCCCGCCGCATCCCCGCCACCTCGACCCGACGACTCCTCCGATGAATAAACACTCGTGGCAGCCATTTATTACCTGAAGCTCGAAATTCCAAAGCAGTAAAAAGAGAGAAGTAAAGAGTGAATAGCCACCCTCCcccacccctatttatagccaCATTTTGAAAATC from Vigna radiata var. radiata cultivar VC1973A chromosome 9, Vradiata_ver6, whole genome shotgun sequence carries:
- the LOC106773494 gene encoding uncharacterized protein LOC106773494 produces the protein MPALRPGPFKDSICRNPPSTMEELRKRAADEARVENMKQNYRREQQEAKAEETNNRKGEGQSRPAGPRLREGPRGPKFPQYTPLNASRARILQEALSAQILPAPQKRPTPQGADLSKRCLYHQNSGHDTEDCLTLRDKIEELIRMGQLQQYVKKDVRRSEGSSRREPARPRSPPRERKRNEEHSYGRTPERRRTDRRSRSRSRDEGQRRPLRGIINTISGGFAGGGHTSSARKRSIRALRAVHAVDVQKRTMPPITFTDEDFHAPDPDQDDPMVINVEIARYGVGWVLVDQGSSVNILYWKTFLQFDMSEDLIVPYNEQIVGFAGERVDTRGYVDL
- the LOC106773848 gene encoding uncharacterized protein LOC106773848, which encodes MAKPEKPKSGCFPGLLRVLLCAGNATSPPVHPSDHFTESDDSEKAHSTKETVVVNDGSTPGVVARLMGLDSLPNSKWAMKGGSPDSVPRSRSVNFVDYLLEFDASHAIHRRVKTSSSFREVPALFQNQKGNNNLFVLCMDGDKDEEVRKLEMGLGEVRKVKRQGSKNKESVSVKKERNVGKNRKISKLKNEPRRDPSSKHASKGRNLEGKDLSSVSSGFSKCSSCSNRQNGAGSRSSSNTYLTKKGLVQTKDKRNMRNQKLLLKVQSECSLENRSPVSVADSNDYPFLYETDFLDGSNTTGSKSKRVSPSVLSLDCDVEDSASTNKDYTFIDVNKEAEYLSEMMLQLRTLTEHDVRESDCTLKRMRESESFRDICLVFEHKIFDHLLYEVVNEFSELRC